The Pocillopora verrucosa isolate sample1 chromosome 9, ASM3666991v2, whole genome shotgun sequence genome includes the window AATTGTCTGGGGCTAATTGTCCATGGGGCGAGTTGTCTGACATTCCGAGTTAGGTGTGAAAGAATGGATTCTCCAATGCTTGCCAACGACCCCTCGTAACGAACAGTCACTCTTAGTGTGGGACTCATTCCGAGCTCACTTGACCGATGATGTAAAAGCAGTTCTCAAATAGCGGAACATTGATGTAGCATTCATCCCTGGGGGCCTGATCCCTGTTTTGCAGCCGCTAGGCAAGTGCTTGAACAAGCCATTTTAAGACAACGTCAGAAGACAGTACCTGGCGTGAATGATCAGCTTCTCGTTTGAGTACACTCCGATCTTGTTCTTCGATGGGTGCATGAAGCATGGCGAGAGATCCCGGCAGGGATGGCGATGAAGTCCTTCAAGACCTGTGGCTTTTCGAATGCTTTGGACGGGACTGAAGACGATGAGCTTTTCACTGAAGAGGCGGAAAAAGAAATCGAAGACGACGAAGCTGAAGACAACGAGTTTGGAACTAACAGCGTGGACGACAGCGATGCTGATGGCGAGTAAACTGTTTATCAGTTGAAAGCTCTTTAATAAACGGttcctttaggagccaccaattCTATTAAAGTTTATTGACCAACAATTTCATCTTGTATTTGTTGTGTTTTATTAATTCTGACTTGGCTACAAGCCGATCACAGAATTTGCGTGACATTTCCTTTGATTTTGACACTcgatagagaaaaaaaattatttaactcTTGGCTATAAGCTGAACCCCCCTGTTCGAAATTTTTTTGGCAGATTCAAGTcttaatttttgaagaaatagGTCAGCctataagtaaataaatacgGTACGTCATTTCTCATTCGGCAGAAGTAGCAGCTTGTATGATTTTCTGATTCAAGTGCCACGTGGTTCAGTAATATAATTTCGGACTGAGTTGGTGCGGCTGTTAACATCTCGTAGAGAAAGCACAAACACTCCCTTTCATACCAAAACCAAATCTGAATGGAGAGACAGTGAAATTTAAGGGGATCAGGAATAGCGTAGAGCTTGGAGCGCTTGCCTCCCATCTCTGAAGCACGGCCGGATTCAATTCCCAAACTGAACAGTGGCAAAAACCTTCGAATAACATTGATTTGTTTGCCAGTCAGGTTAATCGACTCGCTATTTCCAGCTACTTCACTAACTCTTATCGTAAGATCATCACCAAGGCAAGAGCagcacattttcttttattttttatcgatATTTTTTCTGGTAATCCAAATTGTTCCCTTTTTGTCAGCTTTTAACGAAACAAAAGCATGGACAGACAGTGtcctaaaatatattttaatttgagGGTTAAGTTTCTTAAGTGAATTGTTTCAATTCGGGTTCCATTACGCATTTTAGATCTAAATCCTCACATCCACGCTCGTAAGCgtcaactttttgtttttgtaagatAAGACACTTTTCGTTATCATGATAACATTTATTTGCCTCCTTGATCAACTTGCTgtttaagaaaaccacaaaTTGCTACACTACTTGACTCAATGATTTGAGAGtaaagaaatgtatttttttcttcttccccctGTTTGTTAGAAAATCGTgtctcaaaaatgttttttttctaggtTTGTTGACGCTTCACCTCAATTGATGTCATAATAACGGTAAACAATGACTCATACTCTAACCAACATGAAAATTTGCTGACAGACTCTACCTAGTGTACGTGGCCAAGTTCAAGTCACTCAATACAGAACGCATCTgtctgaaaaaatttaatctcTGCGGCATCGTAGCCCCTCGCGTGAAAACCCCCTAGACTAGAGAGTCTAGACATATCTGCTGCTGGGAAACGTAAGTTTGGAAATTTATTTGTAGGTATGTTCAtatcttttaatttattatccTATAGGCAAACTTAAGATataaatttgatttgattttcttttagatCTTTCCAAGGCGAAGGCATTCCTCTTCCATAATGCTTCGATACCTCTCACTGTTCCTCCTCCAGTTTATTCTACTTCTGGTAAGGTTTGAGGCTTTTAGTTATCAAACACAACCGAACCATTATTTTCTTCGATTCACTGCCTTTTCATTTTATCAGGGAGTCTGTAAACAATCTCCATAGCTTGCTCAGAGTACATAGTCATTGCACAGGACAATTCTGTTACATCATAGCTTCTTCATAATTTTAAGAAGTTGAGTGTGTAGTGTTTGTAACGAGGTTTTGTAAACAGCAATTCATTCAGCCCTTTCAGATATAGACATCTGGTGTTTCATGAAAAATGTTCCTTGTTAATCTTCTTTTAAATGCAAAGCAAACTACGGAAAAAGAGCTTCTAGATTTAAAACTGAATGAATTTACGTTTGTATGGGGACCAATTCAGTCAGTTGTTAATATAACCATCCAAAGGTTTTTTATACCTTAAACAACTTATTCGTGTGAGAAACATGTTTTACGGGGCTCTCGCAAGAAATGATGATAAGTCTATTCGaagttttaatatttctttaagtttccTCGAGCTCCCAGTGTGGCTTTTAGTTTAGCGCTTTAAATTTCCTAAATATCACTTTCTTGCTCCAGGGCGATGGACTCGGTAAATCTGCGGTGAATACGCGGATTAAACGCGGCTTATCTTCCCACCACCATCACTCGTCGAAGTTATCAATAAAAGACCTTGCTCTCGAGTTGGCAAAGAAGCACGTAAGTAGTTTGAAGTACATAATTGTATCTTCTAAATGTATGGTTACTACCGCCactaagagattataaactaatCTCATGTCGCCACTCAAGTCTGTTGCCACCAAAACAAACCACCAATGAAAAAGGTTCTGCCACATAACGaaaattgcttatttttctctcaattttcaattctggattttttaaaatctcttttGCTCGCACTGTGTCATCAGCTTTAGGTCAGATAGTAAACGTAAGTGTCACGACCATTCGTCAGCAAACTAAAGAACCGTGTTACTCGGGTTTAGCGCATTACTAAGATGGCTTTTTTCTGTTTGTAGTTGCTCAAGATGATCCTTGATGAGCAACGTGACTTAGATAAAGCAAAAGAGAATGTTTACATCCTGGAAAGAGGTTTGTTAGAAATTATAACCACTTGGCTTTAAGAGACTAGGACTAAATTGTTTCTAATTTGTTTTAACACAGCTACGAAGATTTACGGcaaattttccagtttcttCTGCAGTTTTTGTAAAATGGTATGCAAAGAatccaaaaaacaaattagattggaaatatgaaaaataataaaagtgtGATTGAAAAGTACAAAATATATTCCAGAAATTTATGGAGAGcataaacgaaaacaaaaccATATTTGCAAAAAATCTCTGAATTGCGAAAACTACTAAGAAATTCGCAAAAGCGACGACGAAAATTGAGAAATTCATCGTAGAGGGCAAAGAGAGacccaaaaaaaattcatgaaaatcgCAGAAGCTCGCAAATggaaaaatatgagaaaaaatatACGCAAGAGTTGAATGTtagaaaaataaacgaaaattaaagaaatagtGCTAGATTGCAGAAACAGTATAAAGTTGTCTAGACGAGTGTCTAAATCAACAAATGTGTGCAGAAGGGTCAAGGAAGGTTCCAACCAGCCAAAATTAACGCAAAAAATCACAAATGTTACTTAGACGTGCCAAAAAAACGGTCTAGTTTGCcaaaaatgcattaaaaaataattttacccTGTAAAATCCAAGAACAGGCTCAGTTTAGGCGGTTGGCTTAATACTCAAGAAGCAGAAGCTGTAATTAACATGGAACTGTAGAAAATCGCAAATGTCGCAAAATGTGCTAAGAAAAGTATTCagttagagaaaaaaacaacactgaTTCTACATTATGAACTGACATAAGTGTAGGTAATCAGAATGCTATCCAATCAAATATGTctttgaaaagaaggaaaatctgATCAAATAATAATCGACTTTATCTTTGACTGAAACTTCTTCAGACAGGTGCACAAACATCAAATCTGTTGGAAAACCTATCACTCACAACGCTCGGTCCAACACTTATGGAGCTTGGATGAAAGACCCACTAGGAATCATGGGTGCTGAGACCATATTTACCATGGAAAATTATCACGCAAATGTCATCCAAGCGTTTGAGAACATGGAAAAGTTCAAGGCTGGTGTGGTTCACAAGACTTATTCTCTGCCTTATTACTTTGATGGAACTGGAGCAGTAGTGTACGGACCATACCTCTACTACAACAGGTGAGATATTGTATGGTTTCCAGCTTTATCTaacttattattaaaaaaagagacttCTGACTTGTTTTACAGATAGATAGATTCAAAACACGTGTTTCAAAGAtaaattttcgttttgtttttcacgaaaattgaaacattcaGCAGTATGAGAATTTAAGTAGAAATTAGTCCCATCTGATGAATCATTTGTTATTTATCTATTGATTACAGAGCCAATTCAGCTCATATCATCAAGTACAATCTTCTCACAGAGCGTGTGGAGGCTCTAATTAGTGTAAGCGGCTTTTCAGTGCGAAAGAACAACTATCGATGGGGTGGAAATACTGGAATGGACTTAGCGGTTGACGAGCAAGGATTGTGGGTTCTTTGGGGAGATAATGGAAACAGCTATCGTTTGCGCGCATCAAAAATAGATGTGCGTAAAAACGCAGTCACCCGCACCTGGAGCTTGAGTACAGGTAAGTATGCAACATGAAGCTATGTAAACGGAAACgaaactgtaaaataaaagagaacGAGTTAATGAGGTGCGGATATTTTACGTAGATCTCAATTAAGGGCGATTAAAGAATAAGCGACAGAATGACTAAACCTACTCCAAGCATAGAGTAGCAACTGAATTAAGAACACTTACTTAAAAAAGGCCCTTAGTCTACTTGAGCAAAAAGacacaaataaatgaaataaatcctAAAATGAccaataaatgatgaaaaaaagaaattatcctCACAGACGAGGAGCAAGTAGAAAGAAACTGTAAAGAAACTGTAGATAAGGAAGCTCAAAGTAATTCAAGCCTTGACAGAACTCGAACCATTGCCTTCATAGATGGCTTTACAATCACCTGAGCTATGGTATCTTATCACAAacaaaagaagtattttttccaCGAGTCaggaaataaagtaaaatatcaagaCAGTGCACATCTTTGCCAAATGAGTATTtttgatttaatatttaattttgactCTTCTTTTCCCTGCGCAGAGAAGATGTACCATATGGGAAACGCTTTTGTGGCCTGTGGAGTGATTTACTGTATTGACGAATACAACAGCAAAACCACTACCATCAACTTTGCTTATGACACCAAGACAGGGAAACAGTGGATTCCCAACATACAGTTCACAAACCAGTATGGTTCCAATTCCATGGTGGACTATAACCCCAGGGAAAGAGTGCTGTACGCTTGGGACAACAAACGTCTTGTTACTTACCCTCTCGCCTTTGAGGAACAGTAAATTGG containing:
- the LOC131777598 gene encoding olfactomedin-like protein 2B → MLRYLSLFLLQFILLLGDGLGKSAVNTRIKRGLSSHHHHSSKLSIKDLALELAKKHLLKMILDEQRDLDKAKENVYILERDRCTNIKSVGKPITHNARSNTYGAWMKDPLGIMGAETIFTMENYHANVIQAFENMEKFKAGVVHKTYSLPYYFDGTGAVVYGPYLYYNRANSAHIIKYNLLTERVEALISVSGFSVRKNNYRWGGNTGMDLAVDEQGLWVLWGDNGNSYRLRASKIDVRKNAVTRTWSLSTEKMYHMGNAFVACGVIYCIDEYNSKTTTINFAYDTKTGKQWIPNIQFTNQYGSNSMVDYNPRERVLYAWDNKRLVTYPLAFEEQ